A genome region from Streptomyces antimycoticus includes the following:
- a CDS encoding carbohydrate ABC transporter permease has translation MKATALTRAYRRRAPGEPRAIGYVYILPALIVYAAFLLYPFGQSVWLSSQHWDGLTVATPAGFDNYRALFSDASLRAPFLHALLLLVFYAALPVAIGLLLAALMSRARIRGMTFFRTVLFLPQVLALIVVGVAWRSILAPDGLLNDALRAVGLGGLARPWLGDYTWALPAVGVVGTWVGTGLCMVLFLAGVQRIPRELYEAARMDGAGPLREFLTVTLPGLRPQIAVALTLTIVAGLRNFDLIYITTSGGPGNATSVPAYEVYHRAFETNQVGSAAAVGVALTVLIFVLTVTVSRLVEGRRA, from the coding sequence ATGAAGGCCACCGCTCTGACCAGGGCCTACCGCCGCCGGGCGCCCGGAGAGCCGCGCGCCATCGGCTATGTGTACATCCTGCCCGCGCTGATCGTGTACGCCGCCTTCCTGCTCTACCCCTTCGGGCAGTCGGTGTGGCTGTCGTCTCAGCACTGGGACGGGCTGACGGTCGCCACCCCCGCCGGATTCGACAACTACCGCGCGCTGTTCAGCGATGCGAGCCTGCGCGCCCCCTTCCTCCACGCGCTGCTGCTGCTCGTCTTCTACGCGGCCCTGCCGGTGGCCATCGGGCTGCTGCTGGCCGCCCTGATGTCCCGGGCCCGGATCCGGGGGATGACCTTCTTCCGTACGGTCCTGTTCCTGCCGCAGGTCCTGGCGCTGATCGTGGTCGGCGTGGCCTGGCGCTCGATCCTCGCCCCCGACGGGTTGCTCAACGACGCCCTCCGCGCGGTCGGCCTCGGCGGCCTCGCCCGCCCCTGGCTCGGCGACTACACCTGGGCGCTGCCCGCCGTCGGCGTCGTCGGCACCTGGGTCGGCACCGGGCTGTGCATGGTCCTCTTCCTCGCCGGGGTCCAGCGCATCCCGCGCGAGCTGTACGAGGCGGCGCGGATGGACGGCGCCGGGCCGCTGCGCGAATTCCTCACCGTCACCCTGCCCGGCCTGCGGCCGCAGATCGCGGTGGCGTTGACCCTGACCATCGTGGCGGGGCTGCGCAACTTCGACCTGATCTACATCACCACCAGCGGCGGCCCCGGAAACGCCACCTCCGTACCCGCCTACGAGGTCTACCACCGGGCCTTCGAGACCAACCAGGTCGGCTCGGCCGCCGCCGTCGGCGTGGCCCTCACGGTCCTGATCTTCGTCCTGACCGTCACGGTCTCCCGGCTCGTGGAAGGGCGGAGGGCATGA
- a CDS encoding DUF72 domain-containing protein, whose protein sequence is MTVLVGTSGWQYRDWRGDLYPEGCPQRLWLEEYTHAFDTVESNNAFYRLPSYDQFATWRERLPEGFVMALKASRYLTHIKRLRDPDEPVARLMSHAAGLGDRLGPVLLQLPPTLRADGELLDRCLRCFPSGTRVAVEPRHTSWWTEEIRAVLERRAAALCWADSGSRPVTPLWRTTGWGYVRFHGGLARPAPHYGRQALDTWARRIRDTWPAEARVYAYFNNDTGGAAVHDAAVFARAVARAGARSAPHPRGEAGARRAHSFTAPPSMPSMNRRCSAT, encoded by the coding sequence ATGACCGTCCTGGTCGGCACCTCGGGATGGCAGTACCGGGACTGGCGCGGCGATCTCTACCCGGAGGGCTGTCCGCAGCGGTTGTGGCTCGAGGAGTACACCCACGCCTTCGACACGGTGGAGAGCAATAACGCCTTCTACCGGCTGCCCTCGTACGACCAGTTCGCCACCTGGCGGGAGCGTCTCCCCGAGGGCTTTGTGATGGCGCTCAAGGCGAGCCGGTACCTCACCCACATCAAGCGGCTGCGCGATCCGGACGAGCCGGTGGCGCGGCTGATGTCCCATGCGGCCGGGCTCGGCGACCGGCTGGGCCCCGTGCTGCTGCAGCTACCGCCCACCCTGCGGGCCGACGGCGAGTTGCTGGACCGCTGCCTGCGCTGCTTCCCCTCGGGCACGCGGGTGGCCGTCGAACCGCGGCACACCTCCTGGTGGACCGAGGAGATCCGCGCGGTGCTGGAGCGCCGCGCGGCCGCGCTGTGCTGGGCCGACTCCGGCTCCCGCCCGGTCACCCCGCTGTGGCGGACCACCGGGTGGGGGTATGTGCGCTTCCACGGCGGCCTCGCCCGGCCCGCCCCGCACTACGGGCGCCAGGCGCTGGACACCTGGGCGCGGCGGATCCGGGACACCTGGCCGGCCGAGGCGCGGGTCTACGCGTACTTCAACAACGACACGGGTGGGGCGGCGGTGCACGACGCGGCCGTCTTCGCCCGCGCCGTGGCCCGCGCCGGCGCCCGGTCAGCGCCGCACCCGCGCGGTGAAGCCGGTGCCCGCCGGGCTCACTCCTTCACCGCCCCGCCGAGCATGCCCTCGATGAACCGGCGCTGCAGCGCCACGTAG
- a CDS encoding extracellular solute-binding protein: MELARTRARRPRGRAVPAALAVGVVLLAAGCVPGTDGSGAAGAGTGPATAIPDPAKAGKTTLTVWDQEIRGGTNGEIQQLNREFEKTYPNVRIKRVARSFTDLKTTLKLAVSGNNPPDVIQANQGYPDMVAFVRAGLLTPLDNYAGIYDWNTRYPGTLLNLNRVSADGNDFGRGRLYGISQTGEYIGLYYNKDLLRRAGLQPPRTWGEFTDGLARLKDRGELPVQFGNLDKYPAIHTFGVLHDQLGAADARDTVLGRGDGFDNAATKGAAATLADWMKRGYLPGGANGLGYDDAARKFASGDGAYLLTGTWQLADLKKSMGGKLGIMPPPPAKAGGDPVTTGGQGLAWSITSRSRHPEVAAAYLDFLTDAHAADVMTRHGVLPAVPAKAASKVSPDSADGQMIAGWKRLSAADGLVPYLDYSTPSFYDTLSAALQGVISRKTSPDTFAATLQKDYGAYQKKQREQHEATPAPAGTR; encoded by the coding sequence ATGGAACTGGCCCGTACCCGGGCGCGCCGGCCGCGTGGCAGAGCCGTCCCGGCCGCGCTCGCCGTCGGCGTCGTCCTGCTCGCGGCGGGGTGTGTCCCCGGTACCGACGGCTCGGGGGCCGCCGGTGCCGGGACCGGCCCGGCCACCGCGATACCCGATCCGGCCAAGGCCGGAAAGACCACGCTGACCGTGTGGGACCAGGAGATACGCGGTGGGACCAACGGCGAGATACAGCAGCTGAACCGGGAGTTCGAGAAGACGTACCCCAATGTGCGGATCAAGCGGGTCGCCCGGAGCTTCACCGATCTGAAGACCACCCTGAAGCTGGCCGTCTCCGGCAACAATCCGCCCGATGTCATCCAGGCCAACCAGGGCTACCCGGACATGGTGGCCTTCGTCCGGGCCGGGCTGCTCACCCCGCTCGACAACTACGCCGGGATCTACGACTGGAACACCCGCTACCCCGGCACCCTTCTCAACCTCAACCGGGTCTCCGCCGACGGCAACGACTTCGGCAGGGGGCGGCTCTACGGCATCTCCCAGACCGGCGAGTACATCGGCCTCTACTACAACAAGGACCTGCTGCGGCGGGCCGGGCTCCAGCCCCCGCGCACCTGGGGCGAGTTCACCGACGGCCTGGCCCGGCTCAAGGACCGCGGCGAGCTGCCGGTCCAGTTCGGCAACCTCGACAAGTACCCGGCCATCCACACCTTCGGGGTGCTGCACGACCAGCTCGGCGCCGCCGACGCCCGCGACACCGTCCTCGGCCGCGGCGACGGCTTCGACAACGCCGCCACCAAGGGCGCCGCGGCGACCCTCGCCGACTGGATGAAGCGCGGCTATCTGCCGGGCGGTGCCAACGGCCTCGGCTACGACGACGCGGCCAGGAAGTTCGCCTCCGGCGACGGCGCGTATCTGCTGACCGGCACCTGGCAGCTGGCCGACCTCAAGAAGTCCATGGGCGGCAAGCTGGGCATCATGCCGCCCCCGCCCGCCAAGGCCGGCGGCGACCCCGTCACCACCGGCGGCCAGGGTCTCGCCTGGTCCATCACCTCCCGCTCCCGCCACCCCGAGGTGGCCGCCGCCTATCTGGACTTCCTCACCGACGCCCACGCCGCCGACGTCATGACCCGGCACGGAGTGCTGCCCGCCGTACCGGCCAAGGCCGCGTCCAAGGTGAGCCCGGACAGCGCCGACGGCCAGATGATCGCCGGCTGGAAGCGGCTGAGCGCCGCCGACGGACTCGTCCCGTACCTGGACTACTCCACGCCCAGCTTCTACGACACGCTCTCGGCCGCCCTCCAGGGTGTGATCAGCCGCAAGACCTCCCCGGACACCTTCGCCGCGACCCTGCAGAAGGACTACGGCGCGTATCAGAAGAAGCAGCGCGAGCAGCACGAGGCCACGCCCGCACCGGCGGGGACCCGATGA
- a CDS encoding carbohydrate ABC transporter permease — MTTRLERTVTYGILALFTVIALTPVIGILSTAFGSQNSLDTGFSLPKGGLHWSNFADAWSRGHFGTYLGNSVLVTAVVVAATTVLAVLAAYAFGVMRFPGSTVLFHLFVIGLTLPQEALVVPLYFDLRYAELTDSYWALILPQTAQSLAFGVFWMRTYFRGSARSVIEAARIDGANTWTTLWRVLVPMGRPAISTMVVITFMWTWNEFLMALVMVSDEAHRTVPLGLAFFQGQHSSEAALLAAASVLIALPVVVVYVALQRRFIEGMLGGAVKE; from the coding sequence ATGACGACACGCCTGGAACGCACGGTCACCTACGGCATCCTCGCCCTGTTCACCGTCATCGCGCTCACCCCCGTGATCGGCATCCTCTCCACGGCCTTCGGCTCGCAGAACTCCCTGGACACCGGCTTCTCGCTGCCGAAGGGCGGTCTGCACTGGAGCAACTTCGCCGACGCCTGGAGCCGTGGCCACTTCGGCACCTATCTGGGGAACTCGGTCCTGGTCACCGCGGTCGTGGTGGCCGCCACCACCGTGCTGGCCGTCCTCGCCGCCTACGCCTTCGGGGTGATGCGCTTCCCCGGCTCCACGGTGCTGTTCCACCTCTTCGTGATCGGGCTGACCCTGCCCCAGGAGGCGCTGGTCGTCCCGCTCTACTTCGATCTGCGCTACGCCGAACTCACCGACAGCTACTGGGCGTTGATCCTGCCGCAGACCGCGCAGTCGCTGGCCTTCGGGGTCTTCTGGATGCGCACGTACTTCCGCGGCAGCGCACGGTCGGTGATCGAGGCGGCCCGGATCGACGGGGCGAACACCTGGACCACGCTGTGGCGCGTCCTGGTCCCGATGGGCCGCCCGGCGATCTCCACCATGGTCGTGATCACCTTCATGTGGACCTGGAACGAGTTCCTGATGGCGCTGGTGATGGTCAGCGACGAGGCCCATCGCACGGTCCCCCTCGGCCTCGCCTTCTTCCAGGGCCAGCACAGCTCCGAGGCGGCGCTGCTCGCGGCCGCCTCGGTGCTCATCGCACTGCCGGTGGTCGTGGTCTACGTGGCGCTGCAGCGCCGGTTCATCGAGGGCATGCTCGGCGGGGCGGTGAAGGAGTGA